taatttaataaatttaaaaatctttaaatatgtttttatttctttctaaattagtgaattttaattttggttctcgtaaaatattatttcttttatttttctaaaataaaaattactactTCTGATATCTAAAATCATTTGGCACTTATGAATTACTAATGTATTGACAAATAGAAGTTAAATGAGGATGactaaataaaaagttaaatggcGATGCATATTAATATTGTAATGttaatgtattatttaaaaaacagtacaaaagattaaagaaaaatgtgtcTTATAATAGTTTTGTGGTCAAAAGTTTATGATAGATAGCTGCCCTCAATTATCTTTGTTTGTACTACAGATAAGATTTTTAGATATATTCTAATTGGAATTAAATGTGTCTCACTGGTTTtcttgtataatttaattatgcgTATGGACCTTTCATGttctattattaaatttcaagcaggtgacaaaaaataaataaaattccaccaaatatttattttaatttattttcaaatgagaGTTTGGTTGGTATAAATTTCATAGAACGTTATCTTCCATAGCATGCGTGCCATACTAAATGGtgtaaaaattattcataactTCATTGTCATTAATATGCACATCCCATCACAAAATTCTTCACAATTTAAAACATGTTTGGTTAAAAGGtgcacatttttattttatggaatTTAATGTCAAGTTGTACATTTAATATATGACTTAtagaattatttcttttttaaaattcttttttaaaactgATGTTTGGGGTCCTATAAAACTTTCCAATAATATTTTTggtctttatatttataataataataataattcaataatattttatttacttttaaactaATGTAAttcttacatttaaaaaaaaaattaatgtaggTCTTTTGGTTggattaatgttaatgtcattTAAAGGTAATAAAttgacatattttaatataaattcttttttatgtatttatgatCTAATCTCATagataaaatagaaagaacGGCATTAATGCTGATCTAACATCCAGATATATtgagtcttttaaaaatatatatatatatatatatatatatatatatatatatatatatatatatacatcgaataaaaataaataaaaacattaaataataactacaaatataggtaaaaaaaatgttactaaacccttttcttttttttttttttttaacttttggtattgaaatttaagtgcaataaTTTCTTTGTCATAAACAActaatgtttataataattatcttaaattctttcattaattttcaGAAGCTTATCTTCATGATGATTCTTAGAGTGtactattatatttaaatgtggGAGCTTATCCTTCTCATATAGTTGAGTATATGAATGGATATTGTAATAACAAAGAAGAGGACCAAAACTGATAATATGGTATTATAACATAAGTTGCTATCCAAATGATATATGGTTTATTGTCTTATTAAGCAATTAAATAGTTCATTACCAATAAATTAAGCAATTTGTCTTATTAACATAAGTCACTAaattgcatttgaatttcttaatttaatggTTGCTTTTTAAATTGTTGGACTCACTCTAAGTGAACCTTATTGTTTCTGTTAGCACTAATTCGAAAGCTTCCATACATAAACcaagaaatattttatgttggTCAAACCCATGATCGACGTTTTTCTAACGTGAAACATGCCatcaattatatgaaaattactttatttttttttctacttttcattttttaatttaataattatttactagtagttcatttttttttctacttttcattaTTAGTATGACTTTTcttggataattttttataaaagtcaaGACATTCACAATGCATTGTACTTTATAATCTgatgataatttaaaatcatttaaatggTTAATatataactgttttttttttctttcaagttcCGTTTTCGTTTTGCAATATAATTATACCAAATTCAATTAAGTGACTTTTTGTTAAGCATGGTATTTTGGGAGATTAATGATTTCTTATAAATAGTATGATTATGTGTATTATTAGCtcaaatattaatgaattagaaaaataacttaACTAATGgatatattaacaattatatGGTGTTAGAAATTGAGCTATCTTTCTAATTATATAGGATTCtctaaaataaaaaccctaTACATTATCTTTCCCTGTATTTCACATTCCACATACCAAATCTAAGATGACTTTGTTCTgccatttttctctctctctacgGCTCACAcgtatttaaaattagtaatttcTACATAGATAatgttaattcaaataaatttagtaaGTTTGCAATTTTTTTCACACCCTTAATAAGTGCTTGGTACTTGATTCCtcaatttaaacttttattatccTTATGATTGTTTATAAGTAATTGAAAAtgtgaaatttgaaatattatttgttcttaatcccaatatatatatatatatatatatatatatatattggattaTTTTGTGGAGGTTATAAAATGATGTCATACCTTTAGTCAAGAGTCTAATCATAATGAACAtgaccaaataaattcaagaaaagttAGAGTCATTTATGCAAGATGAAACTAAATTCTTATTACTTGAGTCATCATGTAGTATTTATAGACCTTGTATTAAGGGTCAAGTAGTATAGGATTTCATTTTAGGTCTTGTATTAAGGATCAAGTAGTATAGGGTTTTGAACAATCTTGTCTAAGTTGTATGGCACTATTTTCACCTATTTTCAGCTAATCTTGGGTGATTAGTTTTATAATCCTAGTTTGGTGGAGGGTGTCCCACATGAGACATATTGGCCACATGGCAAGCTCCTAGTTGAGAGTTTTTTTACAAAGGTAGTGACCATGTGTCATTTCCTAgtggagaattttttttttctaaagtggCTTTCCAAATAATATTCTAGGAGTGAAgagtttttctaaaatttagagTGTTACATGTCAAACTTTCCCTCACTAAGACAAGATTTTTAAGGTTTGGTGCAAAATagaattttagggttttgatctACTTTGGAAAcaccttcatctataaataaaggtctctTCCACTTATAAACTTACTTGGAGATTGGTAATGAAATGCTGCCAAAATTTTAAGCCATTCAAAATTGTCACTAAAGTCTAGGATATAGCATCCCATGTGGTCTTCTTTAGCCATCTTTCTCTAGAGTTGGCTCAATCTCTTAAGAGAACCATTAACCACCTCCATCCCaccaaaacacacaaaacccaAGACATATCTTCTCATTCACCACTAACTTTCGCGTCATTCTCCACCATAGAATCATCTTCTTTCTTTGGCCTAACTTAGCTTCGGTCAAGAAAACATGAATCGGTCAAGTCAACTCCAACTTCAGGTGCCTGACTTGATCTGGCTGGGCATTTAGGAGAGTGAAGAAACCCTATGGTGCCTCCATGCCAAATCCTTACGAAGGTTGATCGGTCACTAATAAGTTCccaatataagttaatttttagaTCAATTTAACACTTATCTCATTCAGATTATgttaaatatctataaaaatcaccccaatttgatttgtttttataaactttGATGATTATAAAGAttcaaaggagaaaaataaggaaaatgaaagaaatataggTAATTTAGGCCTGACTAAAGCGAAAATCTTAAGGCTTGAGCCATATGAGCAAACCCATCTTGAAGGGAAACCTCAAACATTGAACCTAAAGCTAAGCCATGAAGACTTTTTCTCAAAGAAGTTATCTCAATGGCTACAACACCAAAAGGAGAACCGTTTAGTAGTGCGTTTACTCATGTATTGATGTGTTTAATAAAGCTTTTCTCAAggtatttatttttcacaatgTTTTTTCATAAACTACTTATCTTTTAGCTATATTGCTTTTTGCAAGATAACATTATGTCATATGCTCATTTagtttattgttgtttgttaaacttcaaaacatatgaGGAAGTTTAGAAAATTCAGTCTTatagacgatcttgtcttaacattAAGGTTATATGAGACTTTGTTGGAATGCCTTAGCTCAATCCTAAAAGTTCCCCCAACTAAAGTAGTAGATGTCTCCCCCCAATGTCGATCGCACTTAGAGAACTGTGTGGAGGAAGATTTCTCTCTATGTTTCCTTTTGTCTTTCTTCCTCTGATCATTAACTTCCCAGTTGGATGGTGTGGCAAAAACTATAGACAAGGGAGGGAGGAATATTCATAACAGGGACATCGATGTCATCAACATCAATTATCGCCTCAGTTAATCAGTTAACGATGGCTAGAGTATTTGGTTATTTGGAAGCTGGTACTACTTTAGAGCCACTGGAAAGTGTCAGATACTTATCTAACATTTTCTTGTAAAAGTCACCCTTCATTGGATTTGTGCGAGCCATAATATTTGTAACACAAACAATAATTTGGTGAAGTTAAAAGCAAGACAATGGAATAACCAAACGAGGAAAGACTGCTTATTGAGAACATCTTGAAAAATATTGTGGGACTCCTAACACTTTAGGAGTGCCTTGTATGGTACTGTTGGCACTCTCCAACACcatacaaggttagtccattCCAAGGTCTAGACTGAATTCAAAGCCTATTAAAAgaacctcccactactctcaccacatgtatcattcctctctacatgagaatttaatgatcattagagtgtcgGGATAAACTACCATTTCGAAGCTCCATACATTCATACCATAACAACTACAACATCAACCAAAATACTCCCATGAATCTCACCCTGAGTCATGGAGTTAAGATCATTACTCATATTGTGTAAATAAAGACATAACAATTCACAAGAAATCCTCATACATCATTCTCTATTCTAATTAAAACTCCAAATGCATcaatagaaacaaaaagaaaattatacctCCCTACTAGGAACAGTCGCTCAACGCACTCTCTCGTTGAGCGATCTCAAAGTTGTTTCGCTTAGCGACTATGCTCGTTGTGCGAATCTTCTAGACAGTACCTCCAACCTCCCGTTCACTTGCTTAGTGACCCAACTTGCTGAGCGAATATAACTCCCAATGGTACCAGACCCTGAACCCACGCTCAGCGACATCACTAGCTAAGCAAAACCCACCAGATAGTGGACCAGACCCTCAACTCACTCGCTCAGCCACCCCAATGTGCTTGTCGAATATAATCATAGTGCTCCCAAACCCAGACCTCTCGCTCAGCGCCACTTCTCGTTGTGCAAACCAATAAACAAGGAGTCAACCTCCAGGACCACTCGTTGAGCGACTCCATTCGCTTAACAAGTTTACATAACCTGTAAAACAAATATGTAGAATTTTCCCCTCCTACCCATAATTTACCATTTCCAAAGATTTTGACCAACTTCTAATCATCCTAATATATGTTATACACCTAGTTAGACTTGAACAAATGTTCCTAAACCTTACTAAGATCAATATAAAgtgtttttcaaaacaatttaaacttcaAACTCTTTAAAACACCCACTTATAGAGCCAAATCCCAATCAATCACTTTTGGCACAATTTTGAGCAACTTAGGGACTCAAGTAAGTCCCAAAAGACTTACCTAAACAATTACATCTGACCATTTGAGTGTCCAACCCccaaatcaaaatttcactacCCCACTTCCTCAAAACTCAGCCCTAAAATCAAAAGTAAATTGTTCCTACTCATCACCAAACCTTCATATAACATATTTCCAACATCATAAACATCCAATAACAAAGCAAACATTACTCAATACAATTCACAATCTTGGACCACCATTCCATACTCAAAAACCATCAAATTACATCAAATTTACTTACCCTAAAACATGAGTTCAACTCAAACcgttcaaaaaattatattctcaaCAACATACATGATTAATTTCCAAAAACTTTTCTAGCTTCCCACCTCAGATCAAAACACACAGCTCAAAGAAACCCCGACAACTTGATTGCACTGTAAGAAAATTCTAGAAATGTctacaaatcaccaattggtgatagaGAACAACTCTTAGAACTTAAATTGAACTAAGAATCAAGAGAAGAAAACCCTAATCAcatgcaaatacaaaatttctTTGCACATcacaaattcaagaaaaacCTAGAAAAGAACAACACTTACCTGCTCAAATCAAGAAATTGTTCAGATAGATAAGTAGACCTCTACGTTGTGATCGCCTAGGTACCTCATGATTATCAAATAATGGACTAAAGAGTGAGAAAGAGTAGAAAGAagtgagagaaagaagagagaacaatattttagaaagatagaagatatttagataatgagacgagctttaaaaatttctatttatattatacgatttttttagaataaatgttcgatctcattattttaatagacctatctactctaatactctattatatatatatatatataatattaaaagttgtaTTCAACATGTTTGTATACTCATTTAATGCACCAATAACTCGTAGAGTATAACAAATACAGTGAAATCACTTTGCTTTATAATTATAGAACTTAAGTTATTGCTTTGATATCAGTCGATATTAaagaacaaattataattattagataCCTTAAATGGTTATATTACATAATGACAATACTTTCCTTATTAGTTACTTTGAAAACTATTTCTACCtattaaatatcatatatccttttttttaatggataaaaaaaattataataaaaaaatactacaaaTTCCATTCCTCTAATAGAAGTTTCTACATGAGAGTAGAGAGATTAGTTTATAACTACAAGAACCTAAGCAACTAATCAATACTCTTCTTATTtggaaacaaacaaaacataaactttTTGCAAACACATAttacaaaaaatgaaatataacttgtataaattattaataaactaaCTTCAAAACTTTTTCATTCTAATGATGTTGAGGATCTGGTCCAGCAGGTGATAACCTCTCCAATCTTGCTCCCATCATCGACCTCTTCTGTTGATACTCTCtaacttttgaatttttgactAAGTCACGTAAAAGAAGTTCAGTGTTAATCCTTTTACCCATGATGGGTGTAGACTTAGGCAATAAAAGTCTTGCCTCTGAATTGACAAAAaccaatgaaagaaaaactaGGAAGATAACAAACACTTTTGACACCATTGAAGTAGCCATGTTCTTACTCAAACTACGTCAAGAATACAAGTTCTCTCAAATGAGTGTGTGAATAATGAAGTAGCAAAGAAGGCTATTTATACTCAAATTCCAATTAGGGTTTGATGCAAGGGAGTTTAAGTTTACGAGTTCCATTGGAGGTTGATATAACACATGTCTTTGTTTCACAAGTTTagataattaatgttttattgttaTGGGATTAAGGTTAGTTGGTCGGTTCTCcatctgaaacataaatgaatgCAAAAGCCGACCAAACCGATTCATCTATGTTGTCCTCTTCATCCAAAAACcttatattattgattaaatgGAGATAGATTAGAGAAAGTAGTACTAGCAATTTCCCGATAGACCAACCCAAATCCTTTGCATCCATGCCATCaaagtgtttgtgtttgtgctcCACAATCTCACATGGGCACAACCATTCCCAAATGAGAGAAAATCACGTGGCCACGTCACACATGGCTTAATCCAACAAACTTTGTCATCACCTTGCTGGAACACATAACTTCATCTTACAATATTTGCTTACGACATAATAATCCATGGTGTGtcgaacaaaaaaaaaaagatgaagaagaagcatggcgcataaaaaatattacgtTGTATGTTTCGTTCCTTTCTTTCGTCATTCGTCGTCCCTTGGGTTTTCGAACCGAAATGTGGCGCGGCCAAACGAGAAAAAAACACGCAAATTGACCTTTTTCAAGATGTTCCAAGTCAGCTTTCAACAAAGTCAGAATAAACAAATCCCTTCATTTCCTCTGTTTGGATCCTTTCTACTTCCTTACACGATATttcattatcttaatttttaattaacaaaatatttacttCAAATATATGaggaaaatttattatattgaaaaatatttaacatgttAGTTGTGTAAATTACACTATCCCTTTCTGGAAAATGCAAGTTTCGTATTATCcccattttaaagtttaaaccaCTTGACGTGTTACATTGTTATCACTTAAAATGcatttacattttcattttttcttaaacttttaattttttttaagtaagtCTAACTTAACAAGATAAAACCAGTTTGTGAAATGAAATTTACatccaattatataatataaattaatcttagtTTTAGTGGATGTGAGActtgtaacaatttttttcttatactaAGATATACATATACATCTCAAACATTAATGGATGATCTGGAACCGTCAATAGTAGGTGgaacaataaatttaacaaataacaaattttgttaagataAATTCTAacttattaagtttaatttaagttcacaaaattgacttgtaaaataaaatttatatcttcttatatatttaaaatttacctTATATCTATTAGACGTAAGATTATTccaagattttaattaaaatttatactaaaatattttaaattgtctatGATAGCTTTCTCTTGATTCTCTAAAgttattttaagtaaatatttatatttataacttaaacctttaaagaaaatatttttctgaataactttttaaaagaataaacatataTCTATTATCTTTTTACTATATACTATAAACATAATAAGACTCAAGTATTTAAGTATGTATTTATTATGCTTACTTCAAAGCCTTTGGACTCATTCAACTTTCTTAACTTAACTGTGAGTGGCTGTGAGTGGCTCATGGTTTTTCATTATTCATTTTCACTCACTTTTCTCCCCTCACACGTAGCATTACTActctcatttttcacatttttggTAACGTCTTCTCCCACACACAATGCCATCACCTTTTTTATTCTCATCCACTCACcctttttattgttattgtagTCACTTCATctattcattcatcaaatctCCATATTTGATTCTTCACTCATCAACCACTTTCTACTATCTCAAATTCTCGTTTCTTGTATTATAGGTTTTGAGACTTGAACtccttttttgtttgtttattttttttacgtaTAGAAagtttttaggttaaatatgtttttaatcaatgaactttaacacaaaatcaaaattcatttttatattaaattttgatacattttgattttttaactttaaaaattaataaatattactttaactaagttatattaattttttcatgtgtcaaacATGTTTAATGCtagcatttgagttgtttatatCATTTAACACGATcatgcttcaatgttaattggaaaacatttttgatacataaaattgaacataattagtTAAAAACCGTAGTTCAAAAAGATTATTTAACTTTGCTACATAGGTTTtggttttaaagaaaaaaataaagtcttaAAACGTagtaaattttttgaaattatttgtaTAACTATAaacttcaattataaaaaaCCAAAATCTATATTAGTACAAACTTCGATTCTTTAAAGAATTGAAGTCTTTAGTTGTACAAAGAATTGTAAAAGTGACAatagtgaaatttttttatatattttcataattatatgcTTCGGTTCATTGTTCTACGTAGAGTTAAAGTTTTAGAAAAGTTATTTACGAAAACATTGTGCCGTTGTAGTGTATATTGCAACTATAAAAACCCACATTCTATTTTCTACATGGTTGGTCTCCTCTCCACATAAAACCCTGCTCCATTGAGTAGCATCTTGTTCTTGTCTACTCTCCTTGCGAAAGATCTtgttctccttttctttttattttcattcttggTCATCACGAACCATCTCTTCTTGTTTGGAGGttcattttcctctttctcCATTTTGGTTTGGTCTGGTTTAGTGTTTATTTGTAATAAGATGACACataatgacatatttttgtctttgttgtAGGTTCATCAAAGTCACGCCTTTGTTCATTTCTCACACTTTCTCCTCCCATGGTTCAGGCATTGCTCATGCATTCAATTGCTCAAATCACGTTTTTGTTTCTgcatttaaatcattttaatttttttatgtaacatATAGGCTTTGGTTTGTTATCATTGAAGAATATGCTTTGGTTAAGAATTAGAAcataaagttttcattttttatttcgtCTTGATATGATTTGGTTATATAACCGAAGTAGAActctcaaaatcaaaataagcaATGTCAAATCATCTTGTATTAGTGAATAATtatatctattcatttttaaaatataagatcaAAATGTATCAATGTTTAGATCAAAATGTATCAATGTTTTAAGTATAGATGAATTTAATTTCGTATTAAGATGAAAAACGTATTTAATccaaagttttattattattaaattaattttgtgttattaaattattattattattatttgatacatggagagtttaataatttttatcgTTCTTTCCTCTTGATACCAAGTTGTCTGACATAATTCTATcaattataagaataattatatatttgttaaaattacgtactttcaaatttcataaaaattaaaaaaatttcacaatatcaaaatcatttaaaattgttataatgaaaatattatgaGTCTATTTCTATTTACTAGCATACCCCTCAATACAACTTTATACTAGTTTTTAAAACTTACACgaactaataatattttcatagcCAAACTAAATTTTGGGTTAGCCTCAATGTGAGATGACGGCGGGCTCAACCAACAAGAATCATGAAAACAATGATGCTAACGCTGACTTCggaaaagataataaaagatTCTCATAAGTATATAGATATACACAAACATGTCCtattccttcttccatttcttaATGCTATCATTGCTCAAAGAAAACCAACTTCCACAGACAAACATGTCCTATTCCCACTTTTTCAATATAATCAAGATCACCTTCTTAACCTTACTAAGCCGTCATCCAATTTAACACAgtggatatatatattttagttcaaCTTTAATGCACATAAcgttcaatatttattattatccatGTTCTTTAAGGTAACCAACGTTAACCACTGTCAtaccacaattttttttagtggCATTCATGTGATAACAGAAAGTTTTGGGATAACCGTCCCACAACTGTCCACACATCCTATGACTCATAAAATGATCTTAACTGTATAAACTATTACCTTGCATTGTCACCCTTCTATTAGATTAAGCATgtacaattatcattttattgatcttaTCCTTTTGCTCTATTTATCCATCTTTCAATGTTGCATGTCACTGTAACAAGACGGTGCCACTTGAAAAATGAATGTATGTAATTAGTTTCATATCTTAATGTCATGGTGGCATaggtatttatatatatatctaacCTCCAACTGAAAAGAACAAGTAAAAAAGACTTTGACTTTCTGATTAATTAATGATGATGAATATTGACTACTATTCGGGCATGtcctaaatatatatatccaaacTGAACTAATGGGAAAGTGTAAACATAAGTTATTGATTATAGAATGTCAATccctttctttatttgtttatggGACAATCACCTTCTCGTCAGACCCTACGAGGCACTCACTAATCAAGATTATTAGTGAGGGAAATCGCACttagaaaagaattaattcttaattttcttttccaaaaacaaatgtATTAGTGGAGTTCGGTCAATG
This DNA window, taken from Vigna radiata var. radiata cultivar VC1973A chromosome 5, Vradiata_ver6, whole genome shotgun sequence, encodes the following:
- the LOC106761836 gene encoding CLAVATA3/ESR (CLE)-related protein 5-like; the protein is MATSMVSKVFVIFLVFLSLVFVNSEARLLLPKSTPIMGKRINTELLLRDLVKNSKVREYQQKRSMMGARLERLSPAGPDPQHH